GGAGTTGGTACGCCCGTTCGTTCCTGCCTGGGCCCGCCTGGAGCCCGGAGCCGACCTGGGGCCACTGACGGGCACGGCCACCGGAAACTTCGGCCAGCTCTTCATGCAGAACCCGTGGTCGCTCTACCTCCGCCGCGAGGCGCTGGAGCGACTTCAAGGCTCGGACGTGCAAGGTCTATCCGGTTGCCCCATCGATGTGCGGTTTCGTGGGAAGAACCCGCCTGAGCTGCTCGCGATGCAGCTCGAGCTGCACGGACGCTTTCATCCGGACTGCTTGCCGCCGGACCGGGCTCCTCCGTGCTCCAGGTGCGGAAACGCCCGTCACGCAATGCCGGAGCCCCCCATCCTCGATGCCGCGGCTCTGCCAGCGCACACAGACCTGTTCCGGCTCTCCGACTGGCCGACGATGATTGTCGCAAGCGAGCGCATGGTGGACTCCACGCGGAAGCTCGCGCTGGATGGCGTCGGCTTCCGCGAGCTGGCCGTGCGCTGAAGCTCGGTGCCCAGTGTCGACCGACGCCCTCTCCGCGCGGCCCTGGCCCCACTGAACCCGGGCGGCACGGTTCGGATGAACGGGGACGCGCCCCCCTCAGCCCCCGTACGGCGCGGCGAACTCCGCCCACCGGTTGTTGGGCTGCAGGCCCGTGCCGGGGTTCTCACTCCGGTTGGCGGCGGTGCGCAGCTCGCGTGCTGACGCGGCCAGGGTTTCGATGGAGCGCACCCGCGCGTTGATATCCGCGTCCTCCGCGCCCTCCAGCCGCGCAATCCACGTCCGCATGAAGCGGACCGCGTAGAGTACCTCCGTGCGGTCGAAGACTTCGCCCGTCTGCCGCAGGTCCTCCTCGACCAGGTAGATGAACATGCGGGCGAAGTTGGCGAACATCCGGTCGTGGACCGGACGCCTGCGGTCACCCGTGGGCGGCGGGCTGAAGTTGTCGCGCAGCTGCTTGAAGCTGAAGGTCCGCACGCTGGCCAGCTTCCCCGTTCCGGCCCGGAAGCCGGGCGCCTCCATCCACCCCTGCGCCGCGGACTTCTCCACCGCCATCTTCGCGACGATGAAGGCGTGGTGGACGTCGTAGGAGGGCAGCAGCACCGACTCCAGGTAGTCCCCGATGAAGGTGGCGAAGCTGTCGCCCTCGTAGAGGAGCGCCGGGTCCCTCAGGAACGACATCACGAACCACGTCTGCTGGAAGACCTGGCTCTGCTTGATTCGGGCCTCCGTGTACGACGGCGTGTCGTGGATGGTCTGGTCGATGATGGGCGGCAGCAGCGTGCACGGGTGGTTGGTGGTGTTGCAGGCCGTCTGCGCGGGGCGCGCCAGCGGTTGGATTCGCAGATGGTCGCCCGTCTCCCAGATGGGGTTGCGGGCGATGACCTTCGCCAGGTGGTCGGGGATGCGGGGCGTCCCGCCGCCCGCGCCCACGTCCGCGAGGAAGTCCGGGTAGCGGTGCGTGCCCTGCCGCAGCATGTGCTGGAACACCTGGAGCGAGCGGTACTTCAGCCGCATCCACTCGCACGCCTGCGGGAAGTCCTCCAGCCGCGCACCGCCCAGGTCCGGATTGCACTCCGTCATGTCGTGCGCGGCGTCGTAGTAGCCCCACAGGTTCAAGTCGGTGGGGTTGGACAGGTAGGCATCCACCCGCTGGTACCACTCGGCGCGGGCGGCGGCGCGCGGGCTCGACGCCAGGTCCGGGAACCACTCGAAGACGGAGCGGTGCTCGTTGCCGTGGAAGCCGTCCTCGGCGAGGTGGTCGAAGGGCAGCCCCATCCGGAGGTGCCGCAGGTCGATGGCGTGCAGCTCGTCATAGGCCTGGCGCGCCTTCGCCAGCGAGTCGATGCGCCCGGTGGCCCACAGCAGCCTCCGCTCGTTGACGAGGTGGTCCATGAAGGCCTCGTCCCGCTCGCTCTGCGCCGTCGAGTCATGGACGGGCAGGCCCGGAGTCCGCGTGGGGAAGGGCTCGTAGGCGGGCTGGAGCGGCCGGAAGCGCGCCGGGTGGAGCAGGCGGGTCATCCCATGCCGCTGGCGCAGCACGCGGACCAGTTCGACGATGGCGTTGGCCCGGTCCTCGTCCACGTGCGTGCGTGCCCGGCGGCGGAGGTCCGCGTCCGTGTATCCCACGCGCGCCAGCTCGATTCCGTCCGGGCTGTGGCAGCCGGCACACGCGCCCCGGGTGCCCTCGTGGCGCCAGGCCGTGAGCCCCGCCGAATAACGGGCCGCCAGCTGCTCCTCGGTCAGCGCGTTGGCCGGCACGTAGGGCGCGCCGCACCGGGCGTCCGTACCGGGCGGCTCGGGGCAGAGCAGCGACTCCGGATACGCGACGGCTTCGGGCACCGGCTCCCCCGAGGGCGGCGGGGGCAGGGGGATTTCCGGCTCGTCCTGGGGTGGGGCCGCGGGAGGGCTGTCCTCGCTACAGGCCAGCAGGGACACCATCGTCCCCAGCGCGAGGAGCCACCTTGCTGCCTCGCTTCGGGAGGGACCGCGAGCGTGGCTGTCTTTGACGGAGCGCATGAGCCCATTTCACCACGCGCGGGGGGCCGCCGTCCGCTTTCGGGGGGACTGGCACCCCGGTCGGAGCCCCACGCTCAGGTGAGGCGCACTACGCCGCCGGCGCCACGCCCGCCACGCGCCGCACCGCCGCGGCGATTTCCTCCGGCACCTCTTCCTGGAGGAAGTGCCCGGCCTGCGTCGCGGTGACGCGGGCGTGTGGCAGCGCCTCACTGTGCCGCTTCAGCGCGCGGCCCAGAATCGGGTCCTTCAGTCCCCAGACCAGCTCCGCGGGCCCGCGGAAGGCGCGGAACCACGCATCGCCTTGCGCCAGCTCCGCCACGGTGGGGTGGTCCTCCCGGTTGGGCACCATGCGCGCCAGCGCCAGCGGCGCGGCCCGGTCCACCACGTTCCGCAGCGGCCAGGCATACGCCTTCGCCACCTCACCGGAGATGGAGCGCGCGTCTCCCTGCGTGCGGCCCAGCATCGGCACCGGGAAGTTGAAGAGGCGGAAGGCCACGTCGCTCACGCCCGGCAGGTGCGAGAAGCGATGGAAGGCCGTGGTCCGGAACGCGCGCGGCGTCAGCACCGACGTGTTCATCACCACCAGCCCCGTCACCCGCCCTCCCGAGCGCGCCGCCATCCATGCGCCAATCGGCCCGCCCCAGTCCTGGATGACGAGCACCACGTCGCGCAAGTCC
The sequence above is drawn from the Pyxidicoccus trucidator genome and encodes:
- a CDS encoding double-CXXCG motif protein is translated as MKFYRVEEDRAAGYTGNLRAVPRWGFPGVTACVVCGVGGGQAGLQYPCVDLSGLPKRKELENPGRQVSFEEFSRLRELVRPFVPAWARLEPGADLGPLTGTATGNFGQLFMQNPWSLYLRREALERLQGSDVQGLSGCPIDVRFRGKNPPELLAMQLELHGRFHPDCLPPDRAPPCSRCGNARHAMPEPPILDAAALPAHTDLFRLSDWPTMIVASERMVDSTRKLALDGVGFRELAVR
- a CDS encoding alpha/beta fold hydrolase, whose translation is MSALPDFLARLLPFRSHFAPVRFGSEPRRMHFLDHGEGRPVLLLHGNPTWSFLWRKVMAGLQGSGLRLVAPDLIGLGLSDKPRALAGHSLHNHGQAVLDLVERLDLRDVVLVIQDWGGPIGAWMAARSGGRVTGLVVMNTSVLTPRAFRTTAFHRFSHLPGVSDVAFRLFNFPVPMLGRTQGDARSISGEVAKAYAWPLRNVVDRAAPLALARMVPNREDHPTVAELAQGDAWFRAFRGPAELVWGLKDPILGRALKRHSEALPHARVTATQAGHFLQEEVPEEIAAAVRRVAGVAPAA